One segment of Oreochromis niloticus isolate F11D_XX linkage group LG8, O_niloticus_UMD_NMBU, whole genome shotgun sequence DNA contains the following:
- the LOC100692003 gene encoding neoverrucotoxin subunit alpha-like: protein MASDIIEVAALGRPFTLGMLYDARRDKLIPGVTLWDDKTLKERSVENDQHSSNFEVTASDSIEKKLSLLDVNASLKASFMSGLIEVGGSAKYLNDKKKSHHQSRVTFQYKATTKFKQLMLTPDETKNTQQAEGVKTLATHVVTGILYGANAFFVFDSEKLDASSIQDIKGTMKAVMKKITSFNVDGKVNIKLNDKEKAVTDKFTCKFYGDFILESNPGTFEDAVKTYTQLPKLLGENRENGVPLKVTLMPLKILDPKADVGIKKISVGLVKKVQDALKDLHNMEISCNDLLEDRVGRSFPQIQEKLTRLQKLCEYFRSSIQETMATKLPSIRAGEEDEQELVKVFDDRDKSPFSQERLTKWIKDEEREVTIIRYFVDMMEGTKIISDQSELDREVFNPGVEEVLCFVFTSLKSTDPYLQDMSDYLDSGNTPPAQDQWYFSDEVIKKMTEKAKVVHDLAKALKNDNRFCFLVAAIANDKYKGGSIYCYRKNFLVTEDFSRPDVTDVEKVTDRRDLMWYACDLTLDPNTVHYNVVLSEGNKKATYGGVQSYPDHPERFDTLPQVLCKEALYGRCYWEMEWSIKKGLNPASAVCYKRLERIGDGDNCGFGWNDMSWCFGFQWDSKPTYYTQQQRQYKNLIPSPTPGCSRLGVFLDWPAGTLSYYEVSADKLSHIHTFKTKFSEPVYPGFYLNENCHISLCL, encoded by the exons GTGTCACACTGTGGGATGATAAAACTCTGAAGGAGAGGTCAGTTGAGAATGATCAGCACAGCAGTAACTTTGAAGTCACTGCAAGTGATTCCATTGAAAAAAAGTTGTCACTGCTGGATGTTAATGCTTCACTGAAGGCCAGTTTCATGAGTGGACTCATTGAAGTTGGAGGATCAGCCAAGTATCTGAATGATAAGAAGAAATCTCACCATCAGAGTCGAGTCACCTTTCAGTACAAAGCTACCACCAAATTCAAACAGCTGATGTTGACTCCTGATGAAACCAAAAACACTCAACAAGCAGAAGGTGTGAAGACTTTGGCGACACATGTAGTCACAGGAATCCTTTATGGAGCAAacgctttctttgtgtttgacaGTGAGAAGTTAGATGCTAGCAGCATTCAGGACATCAAGGGAACcatgaaagctgtgatgaagaagATCACCTCATTTAATGTTGACGGGAAAGTTAACATCAAGCTGAATGATAAAGAAAAAGCTGTGACTGataaattcacctgcaaattcTATGGAGACTTCATTCTTGAAAGCAACCCTGGAACATTTGAAGATGCAGTGAAGACATACACCCAACTTCCAAAACTACtgggagaaaacagagaaaatggtGTTCCACTGAAGGTTACACTGATGCCTCTGAAGATTTTAGATCCCAAAGCCGATGTGGGGATTAAAAAGATCAGTGTTGGACTTGTTAAAAAGGTTCAAGATGCTCTGAAGGACCTCCATAATATGGAAATAAGCTGCAATGATCTGCTGGAGGACAGAGTGGGGAGAAGCTTTCCACAGATACAAGAAAAGTTGACCAGATTGCAGAAGCTCTGTGAGTATTTCAGATCTTCAATCCAGGAAACAATGGCCACAAAACTTCCCTCCATCAGGGCAGGTGAGGAAGATGAGCAGGAATTAGTGAAAGTGTTTGATGACAGAGACAAGTCACCGTTCAGTCAGGAGAGATTAACCAAGTGGATCAAAGATGAAGAGAGAGAAGTCACCATCATCAGGTACTTTGTAGACATGATGGAGGGAACAAAGATCATCTCAGATCAGTCTGAGCTGGACAGAGAGGTGTTTAATCCAGGAGTAGAGGAAGttctctgctttgttttcacCTCCCTGAAATCCACTGACCCATATCTGCAGGACATGTCTGACTACTTGGACAGTGGTAACACTCCACCTGCCCAGGACCAATGGTACTTCTCAGATGAAGTGATAAAGAAGATGACAGAAAAGGCCAAAGTTGTCCATGACCTTGCCAAAGCTCTGAAGAATGACAACAGATTCTGTTTCCTGGTAGCAGCCATTGCAAATGACAAATACAAAGGAGGAAGTATCTACTGCTACAGGAAGAACTTCCTGGTCACTGAAGATTTCTCAAGACCTGATGTCACAGATGTGGAAAAGGTGACAGACAGAAGAGATCTGATGTGGT atgcCTGCGATCTCACCCTGGATCCAAACACAGTGCACTACAATGTCGTTCTGTCTGAAGGAAATAAGAAGGCAACGTACGGAGGGGTGCAGTCATATCCTGACCATCCTGAGAGATTTGATACTTTGCCTCAGGTTCTGTGTAAAGAGGCTCTATATGGGCGCTGCTACTGGGAGATGGAGTGGAGCATAAAGAAAGGTCTAAATCCTGCTTCTGCTGTTTGCTACAAAAGATTAGAGCGAATCGGGGACGGTGATAACTGTGGGTTTGGATGGAATGACATGTCCTGGTGCTTCGGATTCCAGTGGGATTCAAAACCTACTTACTATACACAACAGCAGCGTCAGTACAAAAACCTAATTCCCAGTCCAACTCCTGGCTGCTCCCGACTGGGAGTGTTTCTGGACTGGCCCGCAGGCACTCTGTCCTACTATGAAGTGTCAGCTGACAAACTGAGTCACATTCACACCTTCAAAACCAAATTCTCTGAACCTGTTTACCCAGGATTCTACTTAAATGAAAATTGCCACATATCACTGTGTCTGTAA